Proteins found in one Microbacterium sp. LWS13-1.2 genomic segment:
- a CDS encoding DUF222 domain-containing protein: MTNFAEALAAVGDALVALSSAALADDGMRIRDDAEVLSALAATGRVQRGVEAVMIEAVATVRERDELRAHSDRITTRYGCRNLSELVQRATRMSSRSATGLAAAARAVQRSTALSTGELLPAEFPRLRAALAGAHVGVDGVVAVASAFRRAGAGRAGLLAADEELAAAACGEGADAAGPACADELGALAQVWAAYLDPDGAEPVEARALRKRGLTFGRRDGDGLVPVRGGLLPEVAAQLQLGFDSVLNPRVDGAPVPGPCFIETGAEPDGDGPYEDAADSRTPAQRRHDALAVLLTAAAASGELPMLGGAASTLVVHVREDDLATGRGYAHLPGDDEPISIAAARHIACAGAVQRVMLGERGRIVSLVTLDRVFTHHQRRAITLRDGGCVIPGCHVPPQWGEIHHVEEHSRGGPTHTDNGVLLCWFHHRTIDTGGWQVRMIDGVPHVKGPYWWDAEVKWRPATKSPTRRRDQIAMRT, from the coding sequence ATGACGAACTTCGCCGAGGCCCTCGCGGCGGTCGGCGATGCGCTCGTGGCATTGTCGTCCGCGGCTCTCGCTGACGACGGAATGCGCATCCGCGATGACGCCGAGGTGTTGTCGGCTCTTGCGGCGACGGGCCGCGTACAGCGTGGTGTCGAGGCAGTCATGATCGAGGCGGTCGCGACGGTGCGTGAGCGTGACGAGCTGCGTGCGCACTCCGACCGCATCACGACCCGCTACGGATGCCGCAACCTCAGCGAGCTGGTGCAGCGGGCGACGCGTATGTCGAGCCGCAGCGCGACCGGTCTGGCCGCCGCCGCGCGTGCAGTGCAGCGGAGCACGGCGCTGTCGACGGGGGAGCTGCTGCCGGCGGAGTTCCCTCGACTGCGCGCGGCGCTGGCGGGCGCGCACGTGGGTGTGGACGGGGTCGTCGCGGTCGCATCGGCGTTCCGGCGTGCAGGCGCGGGGCGAGCAGGGCTGCTCGCGGCTGATGAGGAGCTCGCCGCGGCGGCGTGCGGCGAGGGCGCGGATGCTGCGGGGCCGGCGTGCGCCGACGAACTGGGCGCCCTTGCGCAGGTGTGGGCGGCGTATCTCGATCCGGACGGTGCCGAGCCGGTCGAGGCGCGGGCGCTGCGCAAGCGGGGGCTGACTTTCGGGCGACGCGACGGCGACGGGCTGGTTCCGGTGCGGGGCGGCCTACTGCCCGAGGTCGCCGCGCAGCTGCAGCTCGGATTCGACAGCGTGCTGAACCCGCGAGTCGACGGCGCGCCGGTGCCCGGCCCGTGCTTCATCGAGACGGGCGCCGAGCCCGATGGGGACGGTCCGTACGAGGACGCCGCCGACTCCCGTACCCCGGCGCAGCGGCGGCACGATGCCCTGGCAGTGCTGCTGACGGCGGCTGCGGCATCCGGTGAACTGCCGATGCTCGGCGGCGCGGCCTCGACACTCGTGGTGCACGTGCGTGAAGACGACCTCGCGACGGGGCGCGGGTATGCGCACCTGCCGGGTGACGACGAGCCGATCTCGATCGCCGCCGCCCGGCACATCGCCTGCGCGGGTGCGGTGCAGCGGGTGATGCTCGGCGAGCGCGGCCGGATCGTGTCCCTGGTGACGCTCGATCGCGTGTTCACCCACCATCAGCGGCGTGCGATCACGCTGCGTGACGGCGGCTGTGTCATCCCGGGGTGTCACGTGCCGCCGCAATGGGGTGAAATCCACCATGTCGAAGAGCATTCACGGGGCGGCCCGACGCACACCGACAACGGAGTGCTGCTGTGCTGGTTCCACCATCGCACCATCGACACCGGTGGATGGCAGGTGCGCATGATCGACGGCGTGCCGCACGTGAAGGGCCCGTACTGGTGGGACGCCGAGGTGAAGTGGCGGCCTGCCACGAAATCCCCGACCAGGCGGCGAGATCAGATCGCGATGCGCACGTGA
- the pulA gene encoding pullulanase-type alpha-1,6-glucosidase, with protein MSKSTSARARIVTASLTAAALILTGGVVAIAPAAAAERTFALVGSLQSELGCPDDWQPACAATELAPTATANIYATEFEVPAGSYAYKVAVNDAWDESYGLNGGNDDIPLTVDGPSTLRFVFDDNSHRVGVEVKSLRAGYTADDDALVTAPVRQPGSQEQFYFVMTDRFANADESNDEGGLTGDRLTTGFDPTDKGFYNGGDIAGLREKLDYIDGLGTTAIWLTPSFKNKPVQGEGANASAGYHGYWITDFTQIDPHLGTNAELEALIAEAHAKGIKVYFDIITNHTADVVSYADGQYGYVDQATTPYRDAAGTAFDPATYAGTDSFPALDPSTSFPHPPVIAAEDADAKTPAWLNDPTLYHNRGNSTWTGESVTYGDFDGLDDLMTENPAVVNGFVEVYQDWIDLGIDGFRIDTAKHVNFEFWEQWTTEVLDYARDVKGKADFFMFGEVYDADPVKLSPYVRDTDMSSVLDFTFQSSAVSFASGNSAKGLQSLYAGDDWYTTPDSSATALPTFLGNHDMGRVGYMLQSTSNPLERDLLAHDLMFLGRGQPVVYYGDEQGFAGAGGDKDARQSLFATEVAAYQNQNLITGATAGSVDRYDTSAPIYERIAALAALRDAHPALITGAQIERYADSGAGVYAFSRVDRDEKVEYLVALNNTASDKTVSLTTLTRGASLEPVYGTTTAISTDAAATASVTVPALSAVVYRADRPVTAPEAPLAVTVSAPAAGAAVTGSAPIAADVDDATWTETSFAWRVVGSDEWHALGTAEDTDPRVFHTAEGLADGTLVEYRAVTTDAAGAHAAASTYASVGNAVTLDVPEEPESPISMVTVPGSLNSEMGCAGDWAPGCEAAKLTLRADGIWAGTFDLAPGDYEYKVAIDGSWTINYGANGVLGGGNIAITHPGGPISFYFDPRTNIVQSSAEGPIVTVPGSHQSESGCTGDWAPDCLASLMADGDKDGVYELTVDLPAGAYEGKVAHGMSWSENYGVGGAAGGSNYSFTAQDGVPVVFRYTLATHVLQIGDGLPGLGEERAHWIDEETLAWPADLGADPAEASWQLHASAAASLALEDGEVVGGETVELTRVEGDLTDAQKERFPALAGYVALRVADGTDAAAFLRGQLLVSQRDADGTVRAFTGVQIPGVLDDLYADAVADADLGVTFAKDKPTFRLWAPTAQSATLLTWEPSTGSGAEAGDPVRHEATWDAASGIWTIAGAKALKGDEYLWEVVVYAPTTGVIETNQVTDPYSVALTTNSQASVAIDLDDKQWRPKAWEKTKTPVVDRPVDRAIYELHVRDFSVTDESVPAAERGTYRAFTRDSAGTAQLRQLVDAGINTVHLLPTFDIATIEEDRTQQAVPDCDLASMPADSAEQQACIEPIVDADGFNWGYDPHHYSVPEGSYAVDPEGGTRVAEFRSMVGALHGMGLQVVLDQVFNHTSASGQANTSVLDQVVPGYYQRLNAAGGVETSTCCQNVATEHEVAQRLMVDSVVLWAREYKVDGFRFDLMGHHSKENMLAIRDALDELTLKRDGVDGKAIYLYGEGWNFGEVANNALFEQATQGQLGGTGIGTFSDRLRDAVHGGSPVDAGSKFYQGFGTGLATDPNGSAQSAPGDPFADLAHKTDLVKLGLAGNLRDFTFMSADGTLKAGDELDYNGSPAGYADQPDEVITYVDAHDNETLYDLSVLKLPTDTPMADRVRMNTLSLATTAYAQTPSFWHAGTELLRSKSLDRNSYNSGDWFNRIDWTGQESTFGSGLPREADNGDHWDDLAPLLADPANKPGAPDIATAEASALDLLRVRDEVGLLRLGSAALIEQKVSFPNSGTDAAPGVIVMLIDDLVGKDVDPKLKGALVVFNAGTEPTTQTVAELAGRKFSLTPALAQGSDPVVKTTTWDAATGTITVPARTAVVLVEAQRR; from the coding sequence GTGTCGAAGTCGACCTCAGCCCGTGCCCGCATCGTGACCGCAAGCCTCACCGCGGCGGCCCTCATCCTGACCGGAGGAGTGGTCGCGATCGCTCCCGCCGCTGCAGCCGAGCGCACGTTCGCGCTCGTCGGCAGCCTTCAGTCCGAGCTCGGCTGCCCCGATGACTGGCAGCCGGCCTGCGCCGCGACCGAGCTCGCCCCGACCGCGACGGCGAACATCTACGCCACCGAGTTCGAAGTGCCGGCCGGCTCGTATGCCTACAAGGTCGCGGTGAACGACGCGTGGGACGAGTCGTACGGGCTGAACGGGGGCAACGATGACATCCCGCTCACGGTCGACGGCCCGTCGACGCTGCGGTTCGTGTTCGACGACAACTCCCACCGCGTCGGCGTCGAGGTGAAGAGCCTGCGCGCCGGCTACACCGCCGACGACGACGCCCTCGTCACGGCCCCGGTGCGGCAGCCCGGCAGCCAGGAGCAGTTCTACTTCGTGATGACCGACCGCTTCGCCAACGCGGACGAGTCGAACGACGAGGGCGGCCTGACGGGTGACCGCCTGACGACCGGCTTCGACCCGACCGACAAGGGCTTCTACAACGGCGGCGACATCGCCGGTCTCCGCGAGAAGCTCGACTACATCGACGGCCTCGGCACGACCGCGATCTGGCTGACGCCGAGCTTCAAGAACAAGCCCGTGCAGGGCGAGGGCGCGAACGCGAGCGCCGGCTACCACGGCTACTGGATCACGGACTTCACGCAGATCGATCCCCACCTCGGCACCAACGCGGAGCTCGAGGCGCTCATCGCCGAGGCGCACGCCAAGGGCATCAAGGTGTACTTCGACATCATCACGAACCACACCGCCGACGTCGTCTCGTATGCCGACGGTCAGTACGGCTACGTCGACCAGGCGACCACCCCCTACCGCGACGCCGCCGGCACCGCGTTCGACCCGGCCACCTATGCCGGCACCGACTCGTTCCCGGCGCTCGACCCGTCGACCTCGTTCCCGCACCCGCCGGTGATCGCGGCCGAGGACGCGGACGCGAAGACCCCGGCTTGGCTCAACGACCCCACGCTGTACCACAACCGCGGCAACTCGACCTGGACGGGCGAGTCGGTGACGTACGGCGACTTCGACGGCCTGGACGACCTGATGACCGAGAATCCCGCGGTCGTGAACGGCTTCGTCGAGGTCTATCAGGACTGGATCGACCTCGGCATCGACGGCTTCCGCATCGACACCGCCAAGCACGTGAACTTCGAGTTCTGGGAGCAGTGGACCACCGAGGTGCTCGACTACGCGCGCGACGTCAAGGGCAAGGCCGACTTCTTCATGTTCGGCGAGGTCTACGACGCCGATCCGGTGAAACTCTCGCCGTACGTGCGCGACACCGACATGTCCAGCGTGCTCGACTTCACGTTCCAGTCCTCGGCCGTGAGCTTCGCGTCGGGCAACAGCGCGAAGGGGCTGCAGAGCCTCTACGCCGGCGACGACTGGTACACGACGCCCGACTCGTCGGCGACGGCGCTGCCGACGTTCCTCGGCAACCACGACATGGGCCGTGTCGGCTACATGCTGCAGTCGACATCGAACCCGCTCGAGCGCGACCTGCTCGCGCACGACCTGATGTTCCTGGGCCGCGGCCAGCCCGTCGTCTACTACGGCGACGAGCAGGGCTTCGCAGGCGCGGGCGGCGACAAGGACGCCCGCCAGAGCCTCTTCGCGACCGAGGTCGCCGCGTACCAGAACCAGAACCTCATCACGGGTGCCACCGCCGGCTCGGTCGACCGCTACGACACCTCCGCACCGATCTACGAGCGGATCGCCGCGCTCGCCGCGCTCCGTGATGCGCACCCGGCGCTCATCACCGGTGCACAGATCGAGCGCTACGCCGACAGCGGCGCGGGCGTCTACGCCTTCTCGCGCGTCGACCGCGACGAGAAGGTGGAGTACCTGGTCGCCCTCAACAACACCGCCTCGGACAAGACCGTGAGCCTCACCACACTCACCCGCGGCGCGTCCCTCGAGCCGGTCTACGGCACGACGACGGCGATCTCGACGGATGCCGCAGCCACGGCATCCGTCACCGTCCCGGCTCTGTCGGCCGTCGTCTACCGCGCCGACCGGCCGGTGACCGCGCCCGAGGCGCCGCTCGCCGTCACCGTGTCGGCGCCCGCCGCCGGCGCGGCGGTCACCGGCTCGGCGCCGATCGCCGCCGACGTCGACGATGCGACGTGGACCGAGACCAGCTTCGCGTGGCGCGTGGTCGGTTCGGACGAATGGCACGCGCTCGGCACGGCTGAAGACACCGACCCCCGCGTGTTCCACACTGCGGAGGGCCTCGCCGACGGCACGCTCGTGGAGTACCGCGCCGTGACGACGGATGCCGCCGGCGCCCACGCCGCCGCTTCGACCTACGCATCGGTCGGCAACGCCGTGACGCTCGACGTGCCGGAGGAGCCGGAGTCGCCGATCTCGATGGTGACGGTGCCCGGCAGCCTCAACTCCGAGATGGGCTGCGCCGGTGACTGGGCTCCCGGCTGCGAGGCGGCGAAGCTGACGCTGCGCGCCGACGGCATCTGGGCCGGTACGTTCGACCTGGCGCCCGGGGACTACGAGTACAAGGTCGCCATCGACGGCTCGTGGACGATCAACTACGGCGCGAACGGCGTGCTCGGCGGCGGGAACATCGCCATCACGCACCCCGGCGGCCCGATCTCGTTCTACTTCGACCCGCGCACGAACATCGTGCAGTCGAGCGCCGAAGGCCCCATCGTGACGGTTCCGGGCTCGCACCAGAGCGAGAGCGGCTGCACGGGCGACTGGGCGCCGGACTGCCTCGCGAGCCTCATGGCAGACGGAGACAAGGACGGCGTCTACGAGCTCACCGTCGACCTTCCCGCCGGTGCGTACGAGGGCAAGGTCGCGCACGGCATGAGCTGGAGCGAGAACTACGGCGTCGGCGGTGCTGCGGGCGGGTCCAACTACTCGTTCACCGCCCAGGACGGCGTGCCCGTGGTGTTCCGGTACACGCTCGCGACGCACGTGCTGCAGATCGGCGACGGGCTCCCCGGCCTCGGCGAGGAGCGCGCGCACTGGATCGACGAAGAGACGCTCGCGTGGCCTGCCGACCTCGGCGCCGACCCGGCAGAGGCGTCGTGGCAGCTGCACGCGTCGGCGGCGGCATCCCTCGCTCTGGAAGACGGCGAGGTCGTCGGGGGTGAGACGGTCGAGCTCACCCGCGTCGAGGGCGATCTCACCGACGCGCAGAAGGAGCGGTTCCCGGCTCTGGCGGGCTACGTCGCGCTGCGGGTGGCGGATGGGACGGATGCCGCGGCCTTCCTGCGCGGCCAGCTCCTGGTCTCGCAGCGCGACGCCGACGGCACGGTGCGGGCGTTCACCGGGGTGCAGATCCCGGGCGTGCTCGACGACCTCTACGCGGATGCCGTCGCCGACGCCGACCTCGGCGTGACGTTCGCGAAGGACAAGCCGACGTTCCGCCTGTGGGCCCCGACCGCGCAGAGCGCGACGCTGCTCACGTGGGAGCCCTCGACGGGCTCAGGGGCCGAGGCCGGCGACCCCGTGCGTCACGAGGCGACGTGGGATGCGGCATCCGGAATCTGGACCATCGCCGGCGCCAAGGCGCTGAAGGGCGACGAGTACCTGTGGGAGGTCGTCGTCTACGCGCCGACCACGGGGGTGATCGAGACGAATCAGGTCACCGACCCGTACTCGGTGGCGCTCACGACCAACTCGCAAGCGTCGGTCGCGATCGACCTGGACGACAAGCAGTGGCGCCCGAAGGCGTGGGAGAAGACGAAGACGCCCGTCGTGGACCGGCCCGTCGACCGCGCCATCTACGAACTGCACGTCCGCGACTTCTCCGTCACCGACGAGTCGGTGCCCGCGGCAGAGCGCGGCACGTACCGGGCGTTCACGCGTGACAGCGCGGGCACGGCGCAGCTGCGCCAACTCGTCGACGCCGGCATCAACACGGTGCACCTGCTGCCGACCTTCGACATCGCCACGATCGAGGAGGACCGCACGCAGCAGGCCGTGCCCGACTGCGACCTCGCTTCTATGCCGGCCGACAGCGCCGAGCAGCAGGCGTGCATCGAGCCGATCGTCGACGCCGACGGCTTCAACTGGGGCTATGACCCGCACCACTACTCGGTGCCCGAGGGCTCGTACGCCGTCGACCCGGAGGGCGGTACACGCGTCGCCGAGTTCCGCTCGATGGTGGGCGCGCTGCACGGCATGGGCCTGCAGGTCGTGCTCGACCAGGTGTTCAACCACACCTCGGCGTCGGGACAGGCGAACACCTCGGTGCTCGACCAGGTCGTGCCCGGCTACTACCAGCGCCTGAATGCGGCCGGCGGGGTTGAGACGTCGACGTGCTGCCAGAACGTGGCCACCGAGCACGAGGTCGCCCAGCGGCTCATGGTGGACTCCGTCGTGCTGTGGGCTCGCGAGTACAAGGTGGACGGGTTCCGCTTCGACCTCATGGGCCATCACTCGAAGGAGAACATGCTGGCGATCCGCGACGCCCTCGACGAGCTCACGCTCAAGCGCGACGGCGTCGACGGCAAGGCGATCTACTTGTACGGCGAGGGCTGGAACTTCGGCGAGGTCGCGAACAACGCCCTCTTCGAGCAGGCCACGCAGGGACAGCTGGGCGGCACCGGCATCGGCACGTTCAGCGACCGGCTGCGCGATGCCGTGCACGGCGGCAGCCCGGTCGACGCCGGCTCGAAGTTCTACCAGGGCTTCGGCACGGGCCTCGCGACCGACCCCAACGGCAGCGCCCAGTCGGCGCCCGGCGATCCGTTCGCCGATCTCGCCCACAAGACCGATCTCGTCAAGCTCGGGCTCGCAGGCAACCTGCGCGACTTCACCTTCATGTCGGCGGACGGCACGCTCAAGGCGGGCGACGAGCTGGACTACAACGGCTCGCCCGCGGGATACGCGGACCAGCCCGACGAGGTCATCACGTACGTCGACGCCCACGACAACGAGACGCTGTATGACCTCTCGGTGCTGAAGCTGCCCACCGACACCCCGATGGCGGACCGCGTGCGCATGAACACGCTGTCGCTCGCGACCACCGCCTACGCGCAGACGCCGTCGTTCTGGCACGCCGGCACGGAACTGCTGCGTTCGAAGTCGCTCGACCGCAACAGCTATAACTCCGGCGACTGGTTCAACCGCATCGACTGGACCGGCCAGGAGTCCACCTTCGGGTCGGGCCTGCCGCGCGAGGCCGACAACGGCGACCACTGGGACGACCTGGCGCCGCTCCTGGCCGATCCCGCGAACAAGCCCGGCGCACCCGACATTGCCACGGCCGAGGCATCCGCCCTCGATCTGCTGCGGGTGCGCGACGAGGTCGGTCTGCTGCGACTCGGATCCGCCGCGCTCATCGAGCAGAAGGTCTCGTTTCCGAACAGCGGGACGGATGCCGCTCCCGGCGTCATCGTGATGCTCATCGACGACCTCGTCGGCAAGGACGTCGACCCGAAGCTGAAGGGGGCGCTGGTGGTCTTCAACGCCGGCACCGAGCCCACCACGCAGACGGTCGCCGAGCTCGCCGGCCGGAAGTTCTCGCTGACGCCGGCGCTCGCCCAGGGCTCGGACCCCGTCGTGAAGACCACGACGTGGGATGCCGCGACCGGCACGATCACGGTGCCGGCGCGCACCGCGGTGGTGCTCGTCGAAGCCCAGCGTCGCTGA
- a CDS encoding dihydrofolate reductase family protein, with translation MANTVLYMSMSLDGFIAGPNETDENGLGDGGSRLHEWVFPPEGGANAQIVDEFMSTGAVIAGRGTFEPAEGWHGDHHGGVPIWVLSRRPMPAWARDMSAVHYTNDIAAAFRDARQAAGDKDVLVHGAATAQRAIAAALLDEIEIHLIPVLLAEGRRLFEHLGSPRRELERIRVLPGEDGVTHLRYRIRY, from the coding sequence ATGGCCAACACGGTGCTGTACATGTCCATGTCGCTCGACGGGTTCATCGCAGGACCCAACGAGACCGACGAGAACGGCCTCGGCGATGGCGGCAGCAGGCTCCATGAGTGGGTGTTTCCTCCCGAGGGCGGAGCGAATGCGCAGATCGTCGACGAGTTCATGTCCACCGGCGCCGTGATCGCCGGTCGCGGCACGTTCGAGCCGGCCGAGGGATGGCACGGCGACCACCACGGCGGGGTGCCGATCTGGGTCCTCAGCCGCCGGCCGATGCCGGCATGGGCACGCGACATGTCCGCCGTGCACTACACGAACGACATCGCCGCGGCGTTCCGCGACGCACGACAGGCGGCGGGCGACAAGGACGTCCTGGTGCACGGCGCCGCCACGGCCCAGCGCGCCATCGCGGCCGCCCTCCTCGACGAGATCGAGATCCACCTCATCCCCGTGCTGCTCGCAGAAGGTCGCCGGCTCTTCGAGCACCTCGGCTCGCCGCGCCGGGAGCTCGAGCGGATCAGGGTCCTCCCCGGCGAAGACGGTGTGACCCACCTCCGCTACCGCATCAGGTACTGA
- a CDS encoding SHOCT domain-containing protein: MTGSFWDFLLWIFWFYILFACIWIFITIIMDLFRDHTLNGWGKALWVIFLVAVPFLAALIYLIARGRGMSQRELERRGQAQSEANAYIRGVAGAPSASTEIESAKKLLDSGAITQDEYNALKAKALAA; the protein is encoded by the coding sequence ATGACCGGCAGCTTCTGGGACTTCCTGCTGTGGATCTTCTGGTTCTATATCCTCTTCGCCTGCATCTGGATCTTCATCACGATCATCATGGACCTGTTCCGTGACCACACCCTGAACGGGTGGGGCAAGGCCCTCTGGGTCATCTTCCTCGTCGCCGTCCCGTTCCTCGCCGCCTTGATCTACCTCATCGCCCGCGGCCGTGGGATGAGCCAGCGAGAGCTCGAGCGCCGCGGACAGGCCCAGAGTGAAGCCAACGCCTACATCCGCGGCGTCGCAGGCGCTCCGTCGGCTTCCACTGAGATCGAGTCCGCCAAGAAGCTCCTCGACTCGGGCGCCATCACCCAGGACGAGTACAACGCTCTGAAGGCGAAGGCCCTCGCCGCCTGA
- a CDS encoding GNAT family N-acetyltransferase gives MTPSHVIKPLTPETFPAWLALAQKHNGVWGGCYCSYFHDDTEHTVKSEYDRPTFKQRLVDEGVAHAALVFDGEDAIAWCEYGSPAELPGIYHRKQYDAGEVNPAPWRITCFFVDRDHRRSGVAREALDGALALIAQAGGGEVVSFPNELVPGKKTSSSFLHNGTRAMFEKAGFTFERHIGKSKTVMRKTIPPAQD, from the coding sequence ATGACGCCATCGCACGTGATCAAGCCGCTGACGCCCGAGACCTTCCCGGCCTGGCTGGCGCTCGCGCAGAAGCACAACGGGGTCTGGGGCGGGTGCTATTGCTCGTATTTCCACGATGACACCGAGCACACGGTCAAGAGCGAGTACGACCGTCCGACGTTCAAGCAGCGACTCGTGGACGAGGGGGTGGCTCACGCGGCGCTGGTCTTCGACGGCGAGGATGCGATCGCGTGGTGCGAGTACGGCAGTCCGGCCGAGCTGCCGGGCATCTACCACCGCAAGCAGTACGACGCCGGTGAGGTCAACCCGGCGCCGTGGCGCATCACCTGCTTCTTCGTCGACCGCGACCACCGGCGTTCGGGAGTGGCGCGGGAGGCGCTGGACGGCGCACTCGCGCTGATCGCGCAGGCCGGCGGCGGCGAAGTCGTCTCATTCCCCAACGAGCTCGTCCCCGGCAAGAAGACGTCGTCTTCGTTCCTCCACAACGGCACGAGGGCCATGTTCGAGAAGGCGGGATTCACCTTCGAGCGCCATATCGGCAAGAGCAAGACCGTGATGCGCAAGACGATCCCACCTGCCCAGGACTGA
- a CDS encoding substrate-binding domain-containing protein — protein MARVQPNTPASDSAPTRAAARAAQQRKRSLILLGVIIVLAVAVAVVLGVFFLRGAPGEPEQDASSTSTSDCLPASLRITADPAVAGAIEATVAELTRSRADCPGVTINVEDSSVTAAALASGSAPEFDVWVPDSAMWPARATGQAELTGVDAAELVVSDPVASTPVVFAATEATAAALQTAGAGFASLAAPSVAAVLPDPSTVAASSAALLALQTAVAGDARMFTAIALGLDAGVVPTAADALAAASTATTPTIAVTTEQAVLEYDEDAETPLVPIYPADVKPAVSVSLVTLADASDDTLAAVKELSASLVGGSDRLVEYGLRDAAGSTLDSTTEDAGAASEPVDSANQAEALRTWQMITAPSRMLSLNDVSGSMLQPATADMRRIDLFEQAAVRAINSLSTDSSLATWVFSSRRIGGQDWQEIVPFGPLGDPAHKQRTIDTANGLDSLVGGGTGLYDSVLAAVQYMRETYVPGQVNLVLLNTDGYNEDDEGLDLPGLLAQLETLRDPAKPVAVIAIGYGPDTDQAALEQIAAATDGAAYQALQPTDIGTVLVDAVTQRGCRPNCG, from the coding sequence GTGGCTCGAGTGCAGCCGAACACGCCCGCCAGCGACAGCGCGCCCACACGCGCGGCCGCGCGTGCTGCGCAGCAGCGGAAGCGCTCGCTGATCCTCCTGGGCGTCATCATCGTTCTCGCCGTCGCCGTCGCGGTCGTGCTCGGCGTGTTCTTCCTGCGCGGAGCCCCCGGTGAACCCGAGCAGGACGCGTCGTCGACGTCGACGAGTGACTGTCTGCCGGCGAGTCTGCGCATCACTGCGGATCCGGCAGTCGCGGGCGCGATCGAGGCGACCGTCGCCGAACTGACCCGATCCCGCGCTGACTGCCCGGGCGTGACGATCAACGTGGAGGACAGCTCGGTCACGGCGGCGGCGCTGGCCTCGGGGTCTGCGCCGGAGTTCGACGTCTGGGTGCCCGACTCCGCGATGTGGCCCGCGCGGGCGACCGGTCAGGCGGAGCTCACCGGGGTGGACGCCGCGGAACTGGTCGTCAGCGACCCCGTGGCCAGCACGCCCGTCGTCTTCGCCGCGACCGAGGCGACGGCGGCTGCTCTCCAGACCGCCGGGGCCGGGTTCGCGAGCCTGGCGGCACCTTCGGTCGCCGCCGTGCTGCCGGATCCGTCGACGGTCGCGGCGAGCTCCGCCGCGCTGCTGGCTCTGCAGACGGCGGTCGCCGGAGACGCGCGGATGTTCACGGCGATCGCGCTCGGCCTCGACGCCGGCGTCGTTCCCACCGCCGCCGACGCGCTCGCGGCGGCCTCCACCGCGACGACGCCGACGATCGCCGTGACCACCGAGCAGGCCGTCCTGGAATACGACGAGGATGCCGAGACCCCCCTCGTGCCGATCTATCCGGCCGACGTGAAGCCCGCGGTGAGCGTGTCCCTCGTGACGCTCGCCGACGCCTCGGACGACACACTCGCGGCCGTGAAGGAGCTCTCCGCTTCCCTGGTGGGCGGGAGCGACCGGCTCGTCGAGTACGGACTGCGCGATGCGGCGGGCAGCACGCTGGACTCCACCACGGAGGACGCCGGTGCGGCATCCGAACCCGTCGACAGCGCCAACCAGGCCGAAGCGCTGCGCACCTGGCAGATGATCACGGCGCCGTCGCGGATGCTCTCTCTCAACGACGTGTCGGGTTCCATGCTCCAGCCCGCGACCGCCGACATGCGGCGCATCGACCTGTTCGAACAGGCTGCCGTCCGGGCGATCAACTCGCTGTCGACCGACTCGTCGCTGGCCACCTGGGTCTTCTCGAGCCGGCGGATCGGCGGGCAGGACTGGCAGGAGATCGTCCCGTTCGGTCCGCTGGGCGATCCGGCGCACAAACAGCGCACGATCGACACGGCGAACGGGCTCGACAGCCTGGTCGGCGGCGGGACCGGGCTCTACGACAGCGTGCTCGCGGCGGTGCAGTACATGCGTGAGACCTACGTCCCCGGTCAGGTCAACCTGGTCCTGCTCAACACCGACGGGTACAACGAGGACGACGAAGGCCTCGACCTGCCGGGGCTGCTCGCGCAGCTCGAGACGCTCCGCGACCCGGCGAAACCCGTCGCCGTCATCGCGATCGGCTACGGACCCGACACCGACCAGGCCGCCCTCGAGCAGATCGCCGCCGCCACCGACGGTGCGGCATATCAGGCGCTGCAGCCGACCGACATCGGCACGGTGCTGGTCGACGCGGTCACCCAGCGCGGCTGCCGCCCGAACTGCGGCTGA
- a CDS encoding RNA-binding S4 domain-containing protein, translating into MTNLPPIEDVSIGGDDIRLGQFVKFAGLLDSGGNVKEAIIDGYVLVNGEVDRRRGRQLQLGDIVGFEGRRVRVCP; encoded by the coding sequence ATGACGAACCTGCCGCCGATCGAAGATGTCTCGATCGGCGGTGACGACATCCGCCTCGGGCAGTTCGTGAAGTTCGCCGGACTCCTCGACTCCGGCGGAAACGTCAAAGAGGCCATCATCGACGGCTATGTTCTCGTGAACGGCGAGGTCGATCGCCGTCGCGGACGCCAGTTGCAGCTCGGCGACATCGTCGGCTTCGAGGGACGACGAGTGCGCGTCTGCCCCTGA
- a CDS encoding dodecin family protein has protein sequence MSVYRVIDVIGTSASSWEEAAREAITTAAGSLHDLRVAEVTKQDIVVGDDGTLLFRSRVQLSFKYAPE, from the coding sequence ATGAGCGTTTACCGAGTGATCGACGTCATCGGCACCAGTGCCTCGTCCTGGGAGGAGGCGGCACGAGAGGCCATCACCACCGCCGCGGGATCACTGCACGATCTGCGCGTCGCCGAGGTGACGAAGCAGGACATCGTGGTCGGCGACGACGGGACGCTGCTGTTCCGTTCCCGGGTCCAGCTGTCCTTCAAGTACGCGCCCGAGTAG